From Rhododendron vialii isolate Sample 1 chromosome 7a, ASM3025357v1:
TGTTCTTGGAGTAGTTATTGCGGGTGATAACATGCTTTATTCCATTGGACTATTATACCTAGCCGCCTCTACTTATTCCCTCATTTGTGCTACTCAATTGGCTTTTAATGCAGTCTTCTCTTTCTTTATCAATAATCAGAAGTTCACTGCACTAATTATGAACTCTGTGGTTGTCCTTTCGCTATCCGCCTCTCTCCTTGCTGTAAACGATGAATCTGATGCGCCATCCGGAGTCTCTCGATCAAAATACATCCTTGGATTTTTAGCTACTGTTGGAGCTTCTGCACTATACTCTCTTCTCCTTTCCCTTATACAGCTTTCATTCCAGaaggttttgaaaaaggaaacGTTTTCCGTGGTGTTGGAAATGCAAATTTTCACGTCACTCGTTGCCACTTGTGTTTGTATGGTTGGCCTTTTCGCAAGTGGTGAGTGGAAAACTTTACACGGAGAAATGGATGGATTTGGTAAGGGGAGAGTTGCTTATGTGATGACTTTGGTGTGGACAGCTGTGGCTTGGCAAATTTGCGGAATTGGTGTCGTGGGTTTGATTTTCGTCGTCTCTTCTCTGTTTTCAAATGTCATCAGCACTTTATCTTTGGCTATTACTCCCATTGCTGCTGTGATAGTCTTTCATGACAAGATGAATGGTGTAAAGATTATTGCTTTGCTTCTAGCTCTTTGGGGTTTTGCCTCTTATATCTATCAGAACTATCTTGATGATCTTAAggcaaagaaaacagaaaaagaggTCAATGAGGCCTCCAGCAATTCAAACTGTTGATTTTTTGTTGGCGGCTTCGAGAAAATGCTGAGAACTTGATTGGTTAGAattgttactctctctctctctcaatttgtaACATACGCCATTTTTTATCATTTAGTAATAGCTTTTGTGTATCATAGGGCTTTCATTATCTTTGTCACTTAATAAATTATAGAGGAGATTTGTTCATGATACGTATTTCTGTGGAAAACTATCCATGTCTATTATGGggatctggttttttttttcggttATGAAGTATTTTCATGTGTCGTGTCTCTGGTGTTTGAATTAGGCCCCTTTTGTCTTCATTTGCATTTAACTGGAGCTTCTGCTCCAACATTTATCTTGCTTACTATCATCTCTCTTTAAGTACTGGGATGTGCGACGAGTAGTCAAAGCAGCTTAATTTCGATGTTCGCTCTTTTCTAAGTGGTCGCAACTTGCAGCTCAATTTCGATGTTCGCACTTTTCTACGCTGTCACAACTTTGAACCCGCTTGCGGTAGTAGTCATGTATACTAAATGCCATGCTGGAGATGTTTATTACTACTCTAGTAGGCTATAGTGCCTTGGAGTGGGAGTAAAAACCTGTGGGCGGCTGATCCTTTTTGAGATCCGCCATATAGTCTCTATGGGTTATGGTCACATACAGGGAAGGTAGCTAAGCCGGTTGCTCTCTCCCCCACCCTTTTTTTTGGCCGAtcgaaaacaaaagaaaaaagatatgTAAGCTAAGAATGCCAATGTCTGATGTCTCCcatcaaagaaaacaaaaaaacagattaCCAATATGTTCGCAAAGATGAAGGATCATGCAAATGGAGACCTGGGCTTCTAGCCTAATGGCCTTGTACTTGCACTTGGTTGCTGGGAGGTTCAGGGTTAGAGCTCACGAAGCAGCGTTTGACTTCTATATATGGGAAAAAGGTCAAGCAAATTTggggaagaaagaaggaacggATTCTCTCTAGTCTATGATGGTCCAATCTTGTTAGTGGGTCTTTCGTagatctactttttttttttttatccgcttcGTAGATCTACtttgatgattcaaaccgttGATTTTTCAGAACTTATTGACCATGCCAAACAAATTCATTGATTAGATACATTTTGATTTATCAAGAAACCAACACCAGTTTAGTGAGTTGGTCttgagttgaaaaaaaaaaaagaaaaaaaaaggcaaaaggaATACGGACATGTATCTAGGAGAACATCAATGTTAAGGTGACCACATGTTAGATATCACGTGAGTTGTTATTCCTGCATTGGTAAGAAACATGGCAGATGGGGCCCATTCTATCCGTACATGAAAAACAACTCACATGGTATCTAAAACATGGTCTCACCATAGTATTTATAGGAGAAACAACCTCTCGAATGTTacgtaccccaaaaaaaaaaaaaaccctctcgAATGTTACTAAAAACATTACAATGATATTTCTATTTGAAAAGGCAACATCAATAGAAAGGTTAATCACTGTGATCTGATTTAGAAACCTAAAGTCCAGCTCATATGATTGGATTCCTCTATATTGCAGCCAAAAGAacagaaacaaaaccaaatatTTCCCCACTTTTCACTGATATTGAAGTTTGATATCGGCCAATTATGAATCATCTTGTTTTCAAAgcatggttttttattttatctgcTCAACTGATTATCCCTCAGTAGAATATCGTAATAACGGATTTGTAAGGATGGCGGAGGGGTGGGTTTCAATCACCAGCCGTCATGGTCGTGGAATTGGGGTctt
This genomic window contains:
- the LOC131333596 gene encoding probable purine permease 11 isoform X3 translates to MDYQEPILIEDGTSTLPPLFFKLKHWQWWFLVVLNVLFIVAGQAAAVILGRFYYDQGGNSKWMATLVQTAAFPIVLIPYFFLHSSKGPLSASPSPPLKTIFLLYFVLGVVIAGDNMLYSIGLLYLAASTYSLICATQLAFNAVFSFFINNQKFTALIMNSVVVLSLSASLLAVNDESDAPSGVSRSKYILGFLATVGASALYSLLLSLIQLSFQKVLKKETFSVVLEMQIFTSLVATCVCMVGLFASGEWKTLHGEMDGFGKGRVAYVMTLVWTAVAWQICGIGVVGLIFVVSSLFSNVISTLSLAITPIAAVIVFHDKMNGVKIIALLLALWGFASYIYQNYLDDLKAKKTEKEVNEASSNSNC
- the LOC131333596 gene encoding probable purine permease 11 isoform X2, with translation MGIDYQEPILIEDGTSTLPPLFFKLKHWQWWFLVVLNVLFIVAGQAAAVILGRFYYDQGGNSKWMATLVQTAAFPIVLIPYFFLHSSKGPLSASPSPPLKTIFLLYFVLGVVIAGDNMLYSIGLLYLAASTYSLICATQLAFNAVFSFFINNQKFTALIMNSVVVLSLSASLLAVNDESDAPSGVSRSKYILGFLATVGASALYSLLLSLIQLSFQKVLKKETFSVVLEMQIFTSLVATCVCMVGLFASGEWKTLHGEMDGFGKGRVAYVMTLVWTAVAWQICGIGVVGLIFVVSSLFSNVISTLSLAITPIAAVIVFHDKMNGVKIIALLLALWGFASYIYQNYLDDLKAKKTEKEVNEASSNSNC
- the LOC131333596 gene encoding probable purine permease 11 isoform X1 is translated as MPDYQEPILIEDGTSTLPPLFFKLKHWQWWFLVVLNVLFIVAGQAAAVILGRFYYDQGGNSKWMATLVQTAAFPIVLIPYFFLHSSKGPLSASPSPPLKTIFLLYFVLGVVIAGDNMLYSIGLLYLAASTYSLICATQLAFNAVFSFFINNQKFTALIMNSVVVLSLSASLLAVNDESDAPSGVSRSKYILGFLATVGASALYSLLLSLIQLSFQKVLKKETFSVVLEMQIFTSLVATCVCMVGLFASGEWKTLHGEMDGFGKGRVAYVMTLVWTAVAWQICGIGVVGLIFVVSSLFSNVISTLSLAITPIAAVIVFHDKMNGVKIIALLLALWGFASYIYQNYLDDLKAKKTEKEVNEASSNSNC